The following proteins are co-located in the Polymorphospora rubra genome:
- the infB gene encoding translation initiation factor IF-2 yields the protein MAGKARVHELAKELGVESKTVLAKLKEMGEFVKSASSTVEAPVARRLRGAFVASSEQPSAPAAPTPAPSGPSSPARISAKPMPPRRPAPPVRPKGPVPGPPQPPATPVAKPASAHDIEVAAAEARATALKAEQEAAVKAAQAARQQQREAPARREPPADGGAPRPKPGPGSVPPRPGSPAANRPGPSGTPTAPPGRPGGRPPARSGGNNPFGITPGGQRPAPQTGGGPRPNPASMPPRPSPASMPPRPSPASMPSQRPGRPGGGPGGGAGRPGGGAGRPGGGGFRPGGGGGGGGGFRPGGGGGGGGGGFRGGPGGGGGGGGAGGGFRPGGGAPAGGAGRPGGGGGRGRGGGAAGAFGRPGGKPARGRKSKKQRRQEFDNLSAPTMSSGAPRGQGQVVRLSRGASLSDFADKINANPGALVQEMFNLGEMVTATQSCSDATLELLGVHLGFEVQIVSPEDEDRELLAQFNIDLDAAVDEDRLVSRPPVVTVMGHVDHGKTKLLDAIRKANVVAGEAGGITQHIGAYQVHVPHDGEDRALTFIDTPGHEAFTAMRARGAQVTDIVVLVVAADDGVMPQTIEALNHAKAADVPIVVAVNKVDKPEANPDKVRQQLTEYGLVAEEYGGDTMFVNVAAKPGIGIDELLEAVLLTADASLELTAPIDGPAQGVAIEAHLDKGRGAVATVLVQKGTLRAGDSIVAGGAHGRVRAMLDENGTPVSEAGPSRPVLVLGLTAVPGAGDTFLAAEDDRTVRQIAEQRQARRRAASFANSRGRATLETLMEQLKEGEKTSLNLVLKGDVSGSVEALEDALFKLDIPEEVQLRIIHRGVGAITESDVMLASASSEAVTIIGFNVRASNKVREMADREGVEIRYYTVIYQAIEEIDAALKGLLKPEYEEVELGSAEIRDVFRSSKVGNISGCIVRSGVIRRNAKARLLRDGAVVADNLTISSLKRFKDDATEVREGFECGLTLSGYNNVQVGDLIETFEMREKPRS from the coding sequence GTGGCAGGCAAGGCCCGCGTACACGAGCTGGCAAAAGAGCTCGGGGTCGAAAGCAAGACCGTTCTCGCCAAGCTGAAGGAAATGGGCGAGTTCGTCAAGTCCGCGTCGAGCACCGTGGAGGCACCCGTCGCCCGACGGCTGCGCGGTGCGTTCGTCGCATCGTCGGAGCAGCCCTCGGCCCCCGCCGCCCCGACGCCCGCACCATCGGGTCCGAGCAGCCCCGCCCGGATCTCCGCCAAGCCCATGCCGCCCCGCCGACCGGCGCCGCCGGTCCGGCCGAAGGGGCCGGTTCCGGGCCCGCCGCAGCCTCCGGCCACCCCGGTGGCCAAGCCGGCGAGCGCCCACGACATCGAGGTGGCGGCCGCCGAGGCGCGCGCCACGGCTCTCAAGGCCGAGCAGGAGGCCGCCGTCAAGGCGGCGCAAGCTGCCCGGCAGCAGCAGCGCGAGGCGCCGGCCCGGCGGGAGCCGCCGGCCGACGGCGGCGCACCCCGGCCCAAGCCGGGTCCGGGTTCGGTTCCGCCGCGTCCGGGTTCGCCGGCCGCGAACCGGCCGGGCCCGTCCGGTACGCCGACCGCGCCTCCGGGGCGACCCGGTGGCCGGCCGCCCGCGCGTAGCGGCGGCAACAACCCGTTCGGCATCACGCCGGGTGGTCAGCGTCCGGCACCGCAGACCGGTGGCGGCCCGCGGCCCAACCCGGCCTCCATGCCGCCGCGGCCGAGCCCGGCCTCCATGCCGCCGCGGCCGAGCCCCGCGTCGATGCCCTCGCAGCGTCCGGGTCGTCCGGGTGGCGGCCCCGGTGGCGGCGCAGGCCGTCCCGGTGGCGGCGCCGGTCGTCCCGGTGGCGGTGGCTTCCGTCCCGGTGGCGGCGGTGGCGGTGGCGGTGGCTTCCGCCCCGGCGGCGGTGGCGGCGGTGGCGGTGGCGGCTTCCGTGGCGGTCCCGGTGGCGGCGGTGGCGGTGGCGGTGCCGGTGGCGGGTTCCGCCCCGGTGGCGGCGCTCCGGCCGGCGGTGCGGGTCGTCCCGGTGGCGGCGGCGGTCGTGGCCGTGGCGGCGGTGCCGCGGGTGCCTTCGGGCGCCCGGGTGGCAAGCCGGCGCGCGGTCGCAAGTCGAAGAAGCAGCGCAGACAAGAGTTCGACAACCTGTCCGCCCCGACGATGAGTTCGGGCGCCCCGCGCGGGCAGGGACAGGTCGTCCGGCTCTCGCGCGGCGCCTCGCTCTCCGACTTCGCCGACAAGATCAACGCCAACCCCGGCGCGCTGGTCCAGGAGATGTTCAACCTGGGCGAGATGGTCACCGCGACCCAGTCGTGCTCCGACGCCACCCTCGAGCTGCTCGGCGTGCACCTCGGTTTCGAGGTGCAGATCGTCAGCCCGGAGGACGAGGACCGCGAGCTGCTGGCCCAGTTCAACATCGACCTCGACGCCGCGGTCGACGAGGACCGCCTGGTCAGCCGGCCGCCGGTGGTGACCGTCATGGGTCACGTCGACCACGGTAAGACCAAGCTGCTCGACGCGATCCGCAAGGCGAACGTGGTGGCCGGCGAGGCCGGCGGCATCACCCAGCACATCGGCGCCTACCAGGTGCACGTGCCGCACGACGGTGAAGACCGGGCGCTGACCTTCATCGACACCCCGGGTCACGAGGCGTTCACCGCCATGCGTGCCCGTGGTGCCCAGGTCACCGACATCGTGGTGCTGGTCGTCGCGGCTGACGACGGTGTCATGCCGCAGACGATCGAGGCGCTCAACCACGCCAAGGCGGCCGACGTGCCGATCGTGGTCGCGGTCAACAAGGTCGACAAGCCGGAGGCCAACCCCGACAAGGTCCGCCAGCAGCTGACCGAATACGGGCTGGTCGCCGAGGAGTACGGCGGCGACACCATGTTCGTCAACGTGGCCGCCAAGCCGGGCATCGGCATCGACGAGCTGCTCGAAGCGGTGCTGCTGACCGCCGACGCGTCGCTGGAGCTGACCGCTCCGATCGACGGGCCGGCGCAGGGTGTCGCGATCGAGGCCCACCTCGACAAGGGCCGTGGTGCGGTGGCGACCGTCCTGGTGCAGAAGGGCACGCTGCGGGCCGGCGACTCGATCGTCGCCGGTGGCGCCCACGGCCGGGTCCGGGCGATGCTCGACGAGAACGGCACGCCGGTCAGCGAGGCCGGTCCGTCGCGTCCGGTCCTGGTCCTCGGTCTGACCGCGGTCCCGGGCGCCGGCGACACCTTCCTCGCGGCCGAGGACGACCGCACGGTGCGTCAGATCGCCGAGCAGCGGCAGGCCCGGCGGCGGGCGGCGAGCTTCGCCAACAGCCGCGGGCGGGCCACCCTCGAGACGCTCATGGAGCAGCTCAAGGAGGGCGAGAAGACCTCGCTCAACCTGGTGCTCAAGGGCGACGTCTCCGGTTCCGTGGAGGCGCTCGAGGACGCGCTGTTCAAGCTGGACATCCCGGAGGAGGTCCAACTGCGGATCATCCACCGGGGCGTCGGTGCGATCACCGAGAGCGACGTCATGCTGGCGAGCGCCTCGTCCGAGGCGGTCACGATCATCGGCTTCAACGTCCGGGCCTCCAACAAGGTCCGGGAGATGGCCGACCGCGAGGGCGTGGAGATCCGGTACTACACCGTCATCTACCAGGCCATCGAGGAGATCGACGCCGCGCTCAAGGGCCTGCTCAAGCCCGAGTACGAAGAGGTCGAGCTGGGCAGCGCGGAGATCCGCGACGTCTTCCGCTCGTCCAAGGTCGGCAACATCTCCGGCTGTATCGTGCGGTCGGGTGTCATCCGGCGTAACGCGAAGGCACGTCTCCTGCGTGACGGCGCGGTCGTGGCGGACAACCTCACGATCAGCTCGCTCAAGCGCTTCAAGGACGACGCGACCGAGGTGCGCGAGGGCTTCGAGTGCGGTCTGACCCTGAGCGGCTACAACAACGTTCAGGTCGGCGACCTCATCGAGACCTTCGAGATGCGGGAGAAGCCGCGCTCCTGA
- a CDS encoding TRM11 family SAM-dependent methyltransferase has product MSEYALLLAPSANRVYADAAGRITRAEMAVLAGAGVLDGPVDGIAERRIAGVGYVTFEATPSRRDLDRLANLSAAYALFERVGDDLLRPVPLHPLQRFDDDLITIPKYAGKTNEQFTRLLLNVTLLASASASGMLDRQLVVLDPLCGRGTTLNQALMYGYDAIGVELDGKDVDAYSAFLRTWLKRKRLKHTAETTPVRRDRRLVARRFEAVLAGSKDDYRSGATQRVTVLHGDTTRARDFLRAGCADVVVADAPYGVAHGSRTEQGLSRRPLDLLAAAVPVWAELLRPGGALGISWNTHVARRDQAAAVLADAGLVPVAGPGYLDLSHRVDQAIERDVLVARKPG; this is encoded by the coding sequence ATGAGCGAGTACGCCCTGCTGCTGGCCCCGTCGGCCAACCGCGTCTACGCCGACGCGGCCGGCCGGATCACCCGGGCCGAGATGGCCGTACTGGCCGGGGCCGGGGTTCTCGACGGGCCGGTCGACGGCATCGCCGAGCGGCGGATCGCCGGGGTCGGCTACGTCACCTTCGAGGCCACCCCGAGCCGGCGCGACCTCGACCGGCTGGCGAACCTGTCGGCGGCGTACGCCCTGTTCGAACGGGTCGGCGACGACCTGCTGCGCCCCGTACCGCTGCACCCGCTCCAGCGCTTCGACGACGACCTGATCACCATCCCGAAATACGCCGGCAAGACCAACGAGCAGTTCACCCGGCTGCTGCTCAACGTCACCCTGCTCGCCTCCGCGTCGGCGTCCGGCATGCTCGACCGCCAGCTCGTCGTACTCGATCCGCTGTGCGGCCGGGGCACGACCCTCAACCAGGCCCTCATGTACGGCTACGACGCGATCGGGGTCGAACTGGACGGCAAGGACGTCGACGCGTACTCGGCGTTCCTGCGTACCTGGCTCAAGCGCAAGCGGCTCAAGCACACCGCGGAGACGACCCCGGTACGCCGGGACCGGCGGCTCGTCGCGCGGCGGTTCGAGGCGGTCCTCGCCGGCTCCAAGGACGACTACCGGTCCGGGGCCACCCAGCGGGTCACCGTGCTGCACGGCGACACCACCCGGGCCCGGGACTTCCTGCGGGCCGGCTGCGCCGACGTGGTGGTCGCCGACGCGCCGTACGGGGTGGCCCACGGCAGCCGTACGGAACAGGGGTTGTCCCGTCGACCGCTGGACCTGCTGGCGGCGGCCGTGCCGGTCTGGGCCGAACTGCTGCGTCCCGGCGGGGCGCTCGGCATCTCGTGGAACACCCACGTCGCCCGGCGTGACCAGGCCGCCGCCGTGCTCGCCGACGCCGGCCTGGTGCCGGTGGCGGGGCCGGGGTATCTCGACCTCTCGCACCGGGTCGACCAGGCCATCGAGCGCGACGTCCTGGTGGCCCGCAAACCGGGCTGA